The stretch of DNA TCTTATTTTTAGTCATGATCCGTATACGGTTTAACCTCATTGCTATGTTCTATCGTAGTATTTTCCGCCTCAATATGCGTCACTACAAATTCAACGCGTCGATTCAGTTGGCGACCATCTGCATATTTATTGTTGGCAATTGGTTTGGTTTCTCCATAACCTATATACTTCATTCGTCCAGCATCAATTCCCTGTTCTACTAGATATTCGTAAACCGATTTGGTGCGATTTTCTGACAAATTCTGATTGTAAGCATTATCTCCTCTACTATCGGTATGCCCATGAATTTCGATCTCCATAGATGGATATTCATTCATCAAGTTAACCAACTCATTCAATTGCTCATGAGATTCAGATAACAAAGCCCACTTAGCCGTCTCAAAAAAGACACGATCTAATTTGATTACAGCTCCAACTTCTGGTGCAGGAGCCATTGGCTCTGGCTCTGGTTCTGGTTCTGGCTCAGGTTCGGGTTCGGGCAATTCAACTGTTCGGCACAACATGACATCATCAATAAGATAATAAGCATTATTAAAAGCCTTTTCATCTACTGTTGCTTGAATAGGGTCTTTGACCTCAACCATTTTGGTATCTTCATTCCCAAAGAAATTACCAATACAGATATACTCTGATCGATTGGGTGAAATAAAGGTAAATGAAATTCGCTGCCATTCTCGTTTATCCTGATTGATTAGTTCGCCATAATTAAAATCTGGTTTAATGCTCGTTAATGGCTTCCATCCTTCTTCGCTCAAACGAGTTGGTGACAAAGCCACCCCAATATTATTAGAAACAAATTTGGATAACCTAGCTCGGCAGACCCAAAACTCACAATAATATTCATCTCCTTTTTTTAAAGCGCTTTTTAGCTTTATTTGAATATACTCCCGATAAGTATCATCTCGTTCCGACTCTGGATTATGCGTTAAAATACCCACCATTTTATAGCCAGAACGAGGTTTATCCAAGTCGATGCCATCTCTTTTGGCTCGTTTAATTTCTGAAGGAAGTGCTATTTTTAGATCGGGTGTTGTTTGAGTAGGGCTTTTCCACCCAACGACATTATAGCGAAAAATCCCAGAGCCGTCAACATCTGATTCAGGCCGCCTCCCAATCAATGCTTCAAAATCAGGATTGGGAATTAAATTCTCACCATGCCCTTCTGGTGGTTGAGCACTAAGATTAGTTCCTTGTAAAGCAAAAAAAACGAATAGTAATACAATTTTTTTCATACTTAAGGTTGATAGTTTACAAAAATATGTGTTTCGATTTTAGCAGCTTATTGATTAACTCAATAATTTTCAACAAACTACATAATGAAGTGTAATATCAAATACATTGCCATTCTTTTACCATAAATTTTATCCAGAAAGAACACTCCAGAGAGAAAAGATAGGTTTTCTACTACAAACATTCATTTGAGATAAAATTTACTATTTAAGGTACAATATTAGTCGCAATTTTTAATACACTTTCCAGCTTTATTTATCGTGTACCACTTATTATTCTTAAAAACTCTTGCTTCCCCATTTTTAAAAGGTTCTGTAAACAAAAAATCGCCTGCAATAACACGATTTCCCTTCGTATCAATATAATTCCACTTATCATTTTCTACCTGTACATTTGCCAAGCCCTCACTAAATGCCTGACGGGTAGGATCTGGCTTAAAAAAGTTAACATTCGTATATTTAGGCTCAATCGCTATCTCTAATTCTAGGTTTAAAAAACCCCATTTTCCTTCTTCGCTCAAAAAAGCAGCTAGCCCATTGCTATAAGCCATTAATTCGATGTATTTGGGTTCTAACAATACATTGCCATTAACATCCATGATGCCCCTTAAACCAAGGTATTCATCATAAAACGTAATCCGTCCTTCTCGAACAATACCTATATCTCTAAATGCCAAAGGAATGGTCAATACCCCCGCTTCATTTATCAATCCAAATTTCCCATTTTTAGAAACTACAGCATATCCTTCAAAATATTCACCAAAACTATCGTATAGCGTTGTATCTGAATTTTCATGTTGATGGCAATAGGTTCTTCGAAAGCTATAATCGCCTTCTAAGTTTTTAATTTTTCGATTTTTTGCCACTAAAACATCTTCGTTTATTTCCCAAGTTTCTATATGCGTAAACGTTTCTTTTGAATCCCTTGAATTTGTTGCTACAATTCTCATTTCAGCTTGATTTCCTTCTAGAATTCCTTCTGCTATAAGATTATAGACGGCTTGATTAGCTCTATATATTCTGACTCCCTCCCCCTTTATTTTATTGTTGTAAATACCAAGTTCTATGGCTTCTTCTACCCCATCTTTCGAGAGCTGAAAACAATACCCTACCGCAGTATCTAGCGTATGAGTAATTGGTCCTCCTCCATCATTTTGGGTAGCCCCCCCTGAACCTGTGTCGCTTGTACAGCTCCAAGAGGTCAAAAAAATAAGCGCATAGAATATATAGCAATTTGACTTCATTAAACGATTGTTTTAAGAATTAAAAAATAATAGCTAATTTGTGAATTATTATCTATATAAATAAGTTAATAAGAAGTAACCCTTTAAGGGTCTATTAAAAATAGACTTACTTATCCACTAAACTTTTCAACGATTTGAAGTTTTTTTGTCCCAATACTTCTAGACATTGGAACATCTTTAAGTTTTGATCTTAGACAACAAATAGAAGTGTTCTTCTCATCAAGATTCCTTCTTCGTTTCCGAGCTCAAAATGGGTCTTTTTATGACAAAAAAAAAATTAATTTAGGGTTAACTCACCCAATTTATTTAAGGAAGTTGTTTAAAAATGGAATTTTGTTGATAATGAGTACTAATTTTTAGATAAACAAGGCAAAAATTTTCTTCATAGCAGCGCTATGGAGCAAATTTTTAACGCCGAGTAGCTAAAAATTAGCTTTCATTAGCGATGTAAGGCTATTCTTAAACAACTTCAAGATTATTAATACTAACCATAAATCTTAACAACTAATGTTAAAAACAACCAAATTTCTTTCTGCAATTTTTGCATTTATTATTCTCTTTTCAATGAGTTCTTGTGGCGACAGTGCAAAAGTTGCAGGATCTTCGGACATATCCCAATCTATTCCCGCAGATGCAACAGCTGTTTTTTTGATGAATGCCAAACAACTCATGCAAAAAGCGGATTATGCAACCGTAAAAGAAACGGACTTTTTCAAAGATTGGATACAAGAAGTTGAAAAACAATCGCCTGAAATGGTTCCATTTCTCAATGATCCTGAAGCAGCAGGTATTAGCTTGGCTGGCAACATGGGTTTTTATTTTTCTGTTCCTGAAGACTTTATGAACAGTAGAAATATTGAGGTTGCTTTTATTCTTCCTGTTGCAGACAAAGCAAAAATGGATAAAGCTGTAAAAGTCGCACTTAAAGACAATAAAGAAGCTACACCTGAAACAAAGGATGGTTACACGATTACCAAATTGAACAAACAAATGAGTATGGTGCAAAGCGACCATATTCTAGCATTTACGACGCTTAAAGATGAAACAAAAATCAATAATCTTGTCCACCCTTCTGGCGATAACATCCATACTAATGCCAGTTTTGCTAAGCACATGAAAGCAAACAAAGATGTTATGTTTTGGATGGGTGTAGATCCTCTTGTAACAGCAGCTTTGAATAGCCCATTTACCGCAATGACAATCCGAGGAGGCTTGGCAGGTGCACAGATTCCTGAAGAGGGCTTAAAAGGAAACTCTATGTCGCTTTTCTACGATTTTAAGCAAGGCGAAATGGAAATGGGAACTGCCTTTGATTTCAACGATATTCTAAAAGAAGAATTGGGCGATTTATTTCCGAACAAATTGAATATTGATTATTCTAATTATATCCCTTCTGATAATTTAGCAGCAGCGGCTACTTTTGGTGTGAACTCTGCTGGAGTATTAAACTTTTTGACCAAACGTGGTTGGGATTTATATGCAGATTCATATTTATCAAAAGCTGGTTTGGACTTGGGCAAAATCAGAGATGGTATTACAGGTGATCTAGCAGTAGGCATCTATCCTCCTGCATCGCAAGCAACAGACCCAGGTTTGGTTGTTGCCATGGGTATCAAAGACAAAAAGTTTGTTGAAGGCTTATTTGCACAAGCAGGTCCTTTCCTAAAAAAAGACGGAGACAAATATACATTTACGGGTGGTAGCAATATGATGGATCCTTCCGCTGCTCCAATGCAACTTTTTGCAGTCGTAAAAGATGATATTTTAGTGGTTTCCAACTCTAATGAGCAACTTGAAAAAGCACAAGCAGGAAATAGCAATAAAATTGTAAATGAAATTCAAGATGGTTGGATGGGTATTTATATGGATTATAATTTAATTAACGAAAATTATGATGTTATTGCCAACTACTTGCCAATAGACCCCAATAGCCTAGCCTTTTCAAAAATGATGAATGAGTACCAAAACGTTAGCACAGCAACGTTATTGGCAAAAGGAGATGTTATCAATGGTACAACTACTCTTAAAAACAAAAACGTTAACAGTTTAAAAAGCTTGATTGAATCGTTTGATAAAATGTACAAGGATAGAGCAAAAATTCAGGAACAAATGGATCAACAAATGAAAGATGAATTTGAAGGTTTTGACGAAGAATTTGCTACCGAAAAAGAAAATACCTAGAAAGTAATTAGCTTAGTACAAAAGATGAGTTATCTTGGCAATCAGGATAACTCATCTTTTTGTTAAAAACAAGTCTTTGGATTACAATTGCATGAAAAAAATATACCTTACTGTTACCAATGATTTAACCTATGACCAACGAATGATTCGCATCGGAACTAGCCTTGCAACAGCAGGTTATGAGGTTTGGTTAATTGGTCGTCACCGTTCCAACTCCAAAGCCTTAAAACAGCAAGCGTTTCAACAAAAACGACTATCTTGTTTCTTTAACAAGGGAAAATTCTTTTATTTGGAGTACAATATTCGCCTTTTTTTCTTTTTGTTATGGAATCGTTTTGATGCTGTTTGCAGCATAGATTTAGATACAATTTTGGCGGGTTATTATGCAAGTAAACTCAAACGTAAAATCTGCATTTACGATGCTCATGAATATTTTACAGAAGTTCCTGAAGTAGTTCAACGCCCAACTACCAAACGGATCTGGGAATGGGTCGCTCAACACACCATTCCTAAATTAGAACATGCCTATACTGTTTGTGAGAGTCTACAAAAAGTCTTTAAGGAACGATACCATACTAACTTTGAGGTCATTCGAAATGTTCCCTTCCAACAAAACAACAGTCCCCAACCACTTCCTTTTCAACAGCCGTTTATTTTATTGTATCAGGGCGTTCTAAATGACGGCCGTGGTTTAGAAGAGATGATTGCTGCCATGCAAGACCTTGAAGGGGTAGAATTTTGGCTGGCAGGAGAAGGAGATTGTTCCCAAGCACTTCGAGCACTCACCCAACAACTAGGGCTGAATAATCGGGTAAAGTTTTTGGGGTATGTCCAGCCACATGAATTAACTGAAATTACTAAAAAAGTACACCTTGGAATTAACTTATTGCAAAACAAAGGGCTTAATTATTATTACTCATTAGCCAATAAGTTTTTTGATTACATTCAAGCTCAAAAACCTTCTTTGAACATGAATTTTCCTGAGTATGCAACGATTATTCAGCGCTTTCCTGTTGGCTTACTCTTAGACAACTTAGAGCGTAAAACCATTGTTGAGTGTATTCAGAACCTTGTTAATTCTCCAGATTTGTATTATGACTTGCAAGAACATTGCAAAATTGCCGCCCAAGAATTCATCTGGGAAAAAGAAGAACTAAAACTGATTCAGTTTTATCATAATATCTGGGCTTCAAATTCGCTAACCTAGAAAAAAAAATTGAAGATGATTCATTTGTTTCATCTTCAATTTTTTTAATCCGTAAAGTAGGTTTTATCAACGCTTTTGTATTCTTTTACTACTTGTTTTTGTTTTTATATAATAAATACCTCTCCCTAAATTGGATAAATCCAAAATCGCTTTGGTTTTATTTTGTTCCAATAGGCTCACCAAAATCGTTACATCTTGCCCCAAAGCATTAAATAGTCTAATCTGACTTAGTTCCTCTACTTCTTTTGCCTTTAAAATCACTTGATCCGTAACTGGATTAGGATAAATACTTAATGCGCTTTTTTGTGCTTTCCCTGTTGTTACTGCTCTTATTTCAGAATAAGAGAACTCGCCATCCAAATCAACTTGTTTCAATCGATAATAAGAGATTGGCAAAAGAGCTTGATAATCAAAAATTTTATAGTGTTGCAATTCCGTAGAATTTCCAGCACCATCAACTTTCCCCAATACTTCCCAATCCAATCCATTTGGGGAACGCTCAATCATAAAATAATCAATATTAGTCTCTGAAACTGTTTCCCACTCAATTTGAATGGTTTGATCAGCTATCTTTGTACAATCAAAATCACGTAATTCAGTCGGTAATAAAATACAAAGATCGTTTGCCATCATTTCGGTAGAAACCGTATAAAAAGTTGATGGAGCATTTTGGTTGTTGTATTCTGTGGCAATCCAATCTGCGGTTTCTTCTCTATTGGTAATTTTTACTTCATCAATATTCCCTATAAAATAACTTCCTACTGCTCCGTTTCCGCCTCTCGCTCCAATTCTCAAATCTTGATCGTTTAACGTTAAGGGATTAGAACAATCTACAAAACTCTCTATAAACACACCATTAACATAATGCTTTTGAAGACCACCAGCAAAGACAATAGTTACTTTGCTCCAAGTAGATAGCGGAACAATTCTAGTGCCAGCCCAACGCCAACAACTGGGTCGAGCTGCGGCTTGAAATGCTCCAGTATTATCTTGTAAGCCCATTTCGTAGGTGCTCTCCTTATTCAGAATCATTCCTCGGTCAGCTACCACATTATAATTGGTGGGAAAAATCCACGCACTCATCGTTAACTCTACCAAATCCAAACTCGTTGTTCCAGATTCAGCAACATTTAAATATTGCCCCGAACCGCTAAAATTTCGAGCATCTCCTATTTTCCCTGCAACATTCGTTGTCAGATGGTTCGTGGCATCCATTCCATTAGAAGTTGCATCATCAAAATCGTTATTGGATAGATGATATACTGCTGCAACATTTGCGCCCCAAATCGATTTGGTAGATGGATTGCTAGTAACGGCATTATTTCCATAATACATGTGAATTTCTGTATTCGCACTTGCACTTAACGAAGGAATATTTACCCATGCAATATACTCCCCTGTTGCAGGATCATATTTTTCTATTTGATGATGAAGGCTTGTATTACAATCATCTAAAGTAAATGTTATGTCATATCCATTGGCATTTTCTACTTTTCCTCCATTGGCAACCAACCTCAAATCGGGGTCTGTAAAACTAACTAACAAAGGAAAGTTTGAGAGCGTAGAAGTTCCTGAAACTTGCGAAGATTGAATTTCTATTTGCTTGCCAAATCCATAATTGGTCGGTTGGGCTAAGGCAATAACGGTAAGGTGCATCAAGCTAATGATGCCAATAAGTGGTTTCATTTTTAATTTATTTTCTATCAAAATTTGCTAAAAATCAATAATTTTTGTTTGGGGAAAAATTATTGATTTATGTATTAACTCAATAATAGGGCACAAAGGTAATAAAAGATTAACTATTTCACCAAACAGAAAAGT from Aureispira anguillae encodes:
- a CDS encoding OmpA family protein, with the translated sequence MKKIVLLFVFFALQGTNLSAQPPEGHGENLIPNPDFEALIGRRPESDVDGSGIFRYNVVGWKSPTQTTPDLKIALPSEIKRAKRDGIDLDKPRSGYKMVGILTHNPESERDDTYREYIQIKLKSALKKGDEYYCEFWVCRARLSKFVSNNIGVALSPTRLSEEGWKPLTSIKPDFNYGELINQDKREWQRISFTFISPNRSEYICIGNFFGNEDTKMVEVKDPIQATVDEKAFNNAYYLIDDVMLCRTVELPEPEPEPEPEPEPEPMAPAPEVGAVIKLDRVFFETAKWALLSESHEQLNELVNLMNEYPSMEIEIHGHTDSRGDNAYNQNLSENRTKSVYEYLVEQGIDAGRMKYIGYGETKPIANNKYADGRQLNRRVEFVVTHIEAENTTIEHSNEVKPYTDHD
- a CDS encoding WG repeat-containing protein, coding for MKSNCYIFYALIFLTSWSCTSDTGSGGATQNDGGGPITHTLDTAVGYCFQLSKDGVEEAIELGIYNNKIKGEGVRIYRANQAVYNLIAEGILEGNQAEMRIVATNSRDSKETFTHIETWEINEDVLVAKNRKIKNLEGDYSFRRTYCHQHENSDTTLYDSFGEYFEGYAVVSKNGKFGLINEAGVLTIPLAFRDIGIVREGRITFYDEYLGLRGIMDVNGNVLLEPKYIELMAYSNGLAAFLSEEGKWGFLNLELEIAIEPKYTNVNFFKPDPTRQAFSEGLANVQVENDKWNYIDTKGNRVIAGDFLFTEPFKNGEARVFKNNKWYTINKAGKCIKNCD
- a CDS encoding DUF4836 family protein — encoded protein: MLKTTKFLSAIFAFIILFSMSSCGDSAKVAGSSDISQSIPADATAVFLMNAKQLMQKADYATVKETDFFKDWIQEVEKQSPEMVPFLNDPEAAGISLAGNMGFYFSVPEDFMNSRNIEVAFILPVADKAKMDKAVKVALKDNKEATPETKDGYTITKLNKQMSMVQSDHILAFTTLKDETKINNLVHPSGDNIHTNASFAKHMKANKDVMFWMGVDPLVTAALNSPFTAMTIRGGLAGAQIPEEGLKGNSMSLFYDFKQGEMEMGTAFDFNDILKEELGDLFPNKLNIDYSNYIPSDNLAAAATFGVNSAGVLNFLTKRGWDLYADSYLSKAGLDLGKIRDGITGDLAVGIYPPASQATDPGLVVAMGIKDKKFVEGLFAQAGPFLKKDGDKYTFTGGSNMMDPSAAPMQLFAVVKDDILVVSNSNEQLEKAQAGNSNKIVNEIQDGWMGIYMDYNLINENYDVIANYLPIDPNSLAFSKMMNEYQNVSTATLLAKGDVINGTTTLKNKNVNSLKSLIESFDKMYKDRAKIQEQMDQQMKDEFEGFDEEFATEKENT
- a CDS encoding glycosyltransferase is translated as MKKIYLTVTNDLTYDQRMIRIGTSLATAGYEVWLIGRHRSNSKALKQQAFQQKRLSCFFNKGKFFYLEYNIRLFFFLLWNRFDAVCSIDLDTILAGYYASKLKRKICIYDAHEYFTEVPEVVQRPTTKRIWEWVAQHTIPKLEHAYTVCESLQKVFKERYHTNFEVIRNVPFQQNNSPQPLPFQQPFILLYQGVLNDGRGLEEMIAAMQDLEGVEFWLAGEGDCSQALRALTQQLGLNNRVKFLGYVQPHELTEITKKVHLGINLLQNKGLNYYYSLANKFFDYIQAQKPSLNMNFPEYATIIQRFPVGLLLDNLERKTIVECIQNLVNSPDLYYDLQEHCKIAAQEFIWEKEELKLIQFYHNIWASNSLT
- a CDS encoding DUF2341 domain-containing protein; this encodes MKPLIGIISLMHLTVIALAQPTNYGFGKQIEIQSSQVSGTSTLSNFPLLVSFTDPDLRLVANGGKVENANGYDITFTLDDCNTSLHHQIEKYDPATGEYIAWVNIPSLSASANTEIHMYYGNNAVTSNPSTKSIWGANVAAVYHLSNNDFDDATSNGMDATNHLTTNVAGKIGDARNFSGSGQYLNVAESGTTSLDLVELTMSAWIFPTNYNVVADRGMILNKESTYEMGLQDNTGAFQAAARPSCWRWAGTRIVPLSTWSKVTIVFAGGLQKHYVNGVFIESFVDCSNPLTLNDQDLRIGARGGNGAVGSYFIGNIDEVKITNREETADWIATEYNNQNAPSTFYTVSTEMMANDLCILLPTELRDFDCTKIADQTIQIEWETVSETNIDYFMIERSPNGLDWEVLGKVDGAGNSTELQHYKIFDYQALLPISYYRLKQVDLDGEFSYSEIRAVTTGKAQKSALSIYPNPVTDQVILKAKEVEELSQIRLFNALGQDVTILVSLLEQNKTKAILDLSNLGRGIYYIKTKTSSKRIQKR